A genomic segment from Nodularia sphaerocarpa UHCC 0038 encodes:
- a CDS encoding MBL fold metallo-hydrolase, whose product MSRIENQFTVKFWGVRGSIPCPGPHTVRYGGNTPCVEMQVGGKRLIFDCGTGLHVLGQSLLCQMPTEGHIFFTHSHWDHIQGFPFFVPGFVQGNKFHIYGAIAPDGSTIEQRLNDQMLHPNFPVPLQIMQANLTFHDVKPGKALHINDITVETAPLNHPGEAVGYRVNWGGGAAVYLTDTEHYPDKLDENVLWLSRDADIIIYDSTYTDEEYYSPKSPKIGWGHSTWQEAVKVAKAANVKNLVIYHHDPAHNDDFLDRIGKEASEEFPGAIMAREGMVLQVPTSTPLSESFPTSKFSG is encoded by the coding sequence ATGTCCAGGATAGAGAACCAATTTACCGTAAAATTTTGGGGCGTTCGCGGGAGCATCCCCTGTCCGGGTCCACACACTGTTCGTTATGGCGGTAATACCCCTTGCGTTGAGATGCAAGTGGGCGGCAAACGCTTGATTTTTGACTGTGGTACAGGACTACACGTTTTAGGGCAATCTTTATTGTGCCAAATGCCCACAGAAGGTCATATATTTTTCACCCACTCCCACTGGGATCATATTCAAGGCTTTCCCTTTTTTGTCCCAGGGTTTGTCCAGGGGAATAAATTTCATATTTACGGTGCGATCGCTCCTGATGGTTCCACTATAGAACAGCGTCTCAATGACCAGATGCTCCACCCAAATTTTCCTGTACCCTTACAAATCATGCAGGCAAATCTGACATTCCACGACGTTAAACCAGGGAAAGCATTACATATTAATGACATTACCGTAGAAACAGCACCCCTTAACCATCCGGGCGAAGCGGTGGGATACCGAGTTAACTGGGGTGGTGGTGCTGCGGTTTATTTAACTGATACTGAACATTATCCTGACAAGCTGGATGAAAATGTCCTGTGGCTATCGCGGGATGCGGATATCATAATTTATGATTCCACATATACCGATGAGGAATACTATTCACCAAAATCGCCGAAAATTGGCTGGGGACATTCAACTTGGCAAGAAGCTGTAAAAGTAGCCAAAGCTGCTAATGTCAAAAATCTGGTGATTTACCACCATGATCCCGCCCACAACGATGATTTTTTGGATCGGATAGGGAAAGAAGCATCTGAGGAATTTCCTGGTGCAATCATGGCACGAGAAGGAATGGTTCTCCAGGTTCCCACCTCAACTCCTTTATCAGAATCTTTTCCTACGAGCAAGTTCTCAGGGTAA
- the surE gene encoding 5'/3'-nucleotidase SurE — translation MKLLISNDDGVSALGIRTLADSLAEAGHDVTVVCPDRERSATGHGLTMQQPIRAEVIESVFHPAVNAWACDGTPSDCVKLALWALLDSPPDLVLSGINQGANLGTEILYSGTVSAAMEGIIEGIPSVAFSLTSHTSKDFQPAAKFAQILVEKIAVQPLPELMLLNVNIPAVNWEKIAGVTFTRQGVRRYVDVFDKRVDPRGKVYYWLTGEVLEEVEPPSGLNLSDNVPIDVDMIRNNYISITPLQYNLTYPQGLNNLSNWEFQLP, via the coding sequence ATGAAATTACTCATTAGTAATGATGACGGAGTTTCCGCCTTGGGTATTCGTACCCTCGCGGACTCCTTAGCAGAAGCAGGCCATGATGTGACTGTAGTTTGCCCAGATCGAGAGCGTTCAGCAACTGGACATGGACTAACCATGCAGCAACCCATTCGCGCCGAAGTGATCGAATCAGTTTTTCATCCGGCTGTCAATGCTTGGGCTTGTGATGGTACTCCCTCAGACTGCGTAAAATTGGCGCTGTGGGCTTTGCTAGATTCTCCCCCTGACTTGGTGCTATCTGGGATTAATCAAGGCGCAAATTTGGGAACGGAAATTCTTTATTCCGGTACTGTTTCGGCGGCTATGGAAGGTATAATTGAAGGAATCCCCAGCGTCGCCTTCAGTCTGACCAGCCACACATCCAAAGATTTTCAACCTGCGGCGAAGTTTGCCCAAATTCTGGTGGAAAAAATAGCGGTGCAACCCCTACCAGAATTAATGTTGCTCAATGTCAATATTCCCGCCGTCAACTGGGAAAAAATTGCCGGAGTCACTTTTACCCGTCAAGGTGTGCGGCGCTACGTTGATGTTTTTGACAAGCGAGTTGATCCTCGTGGCAAAGTCTACTACTGGTTAACTGGAGAAGTTTTGGAAGAGGTGGAACCACCGTCTGGTTTAAATCTATCTGACAACGTGCCGATTGATGTGGATATGATCCGCAACAACTACATCAGCATTACGCCATTACAATATAATCTCACATATCCACAAGGACTAAATAACTTGTCTAACTGGGAATTCCAGCTTCCTTGA
- the pheS gene encoding phenylalanine--tRNA ligase subunit alpha: MTTNLEAQLLALRQEGEQAIAAADTLERLEELRISYLGKKGQLGALLRSMGQMSAEERPKIGAIANTVKESLQNSLDQQRTALESAKIQAQLEAETLDVTMPGIYRPQGRIHPLNGIIDRALDIFVGMGYTVAEGPEMETDYYNFEALNTPPDHPARDMQDTFYLPDGNLLRTHTSSVQIRYMEKEEPPIRVVAPGRVYRRDNVDATHSAVFHQIELLAIDEGLTFTDLKGTVKLFLQAIFGDLPIRFRASYFPFTEPSAEVDLQWNGRWLEVMGCGMVDPNVMKSVGYDPEIYTGFAAGFGVERFAMVLHQIDDIRRLYSSDLRFLQQF; the protein is encoded by the coding sequence ATGACTACCAATTTAGAGGCTCAACTTTTAGCACTGCGGCAGGAAGGAGAACAAGCGATCGCCGCCGCAGATACCCTAGAACGTCTAGAAGAACTCAGAATTAGCTATCTGGGCAAAAAAGGGCAACTGGGGGCGTTATTGCGAAGTATGGGACAAATGAGTGCGGAGGAAAGACCAAAAATTGGGGCGATCGCCAATACAGTCAAAGAATCCCTACAAAATAGTTTAGACCAACAACGCACCGCTTTAGAATCCGCCAAAATTCAGGCACAGCTAGAGGCGGAAACTCTTGATGTGACTATGCCAGGAATTTACCGCCCCCAAGGTCGGATTCATCCACTCAATGGTATTATTGACCGGGCGCTGGATATTTTTGTGGGCATGGGCTACACCGTAGCAGAAGGCCCAGAGATGGAAACAGATTATTATAATTTTGAAGCATTAAATACCCCACCTGATCACCCCGCCCGTGATATGCAGGATACCTTCTATCTCCCAGATGGTAATCTGCTCCGTACTCATACCTCATCTGTACAAATTCGCTACATGGAAAAAGAAGAACCACCCATCCGGGTTGTAGCCCCAGGGCGAGTTTATCGGCGAGATAATGTCGATGCTACGCACTCGGCGGTTTTCCATCAAATCGAACTTTTAGCGATCGATGAAGGTTTGACTTTTACAGACCTCAAAGGTACTGTCAAGCTGTTTTTGCAAGCCATATTTGGTGATTTACCCATTCGTTTCCGTGCTAGTTATTTCCCCTTTACAGAACCTTCTGCTGAAGTAGATTTGCAGTGGAATGGGCGCTGGTTAGAAGTGATGGGCTGCGGAATGGTCGATCCAAATGTGATGAAATCTGTAGGTTATGACCCAGAAATTTACACTGGATTTGCTGCTGGTTTTGGTGTAGAACGTTTTGCAATGGTATTACATCAAATTGACGATATCCGCCGTTTGTACTCTAGCGATTTAAGATTTTTACAGCAGTTTTAA
- a CDS encoding DUF262 domain-containing protein: MPTYLANQKNFLNIQQNWSINMGLQEEIDKMRQEIRVDGYSMSIGEWISLYENSEIDIHPEFQRFFRWTPTQKTSLIESILLGIPIPPIFVSQREDGVWDVVDGLQRLSTIYEFVGKLKDENKNTLDPLVLEKTKYLPNLEGKKWEDINDPENSLTQTQRLLIKRAKIDATILLKESDEIAKYELFQRLNTGASIATPQEVRNCILVMFNRNMFHWMKGLSKNEMFRECIALSERSLDEQYDMELLLRFLVFRNLEERELRKIGNDLNGFLTDKMVEMAKNENFHYSEEGTAFNQTFEILYEQMGSDSFRRYSPNKDKFLGGFLVSAYEIIALGIGYNYKTISNSHINLREKIQEIWTRPEYTNSSGSGTTAQRRVPKLVPFGRQMFQ; the protein is encoded by the coding sequence GTGCCGACTTACTTAGCTAACCAAAAAAACTTTCTAAATATTCAACAAAATTGGAGTATAAATATGGGACTTCAGGAAGAAATCGACAAAATGAGACAAGAGATTCGAGTCGATGGCTATTCAATGTCTATTGGAGAATGGATCAGCTTATATGAAAACTCGGAAATTGATATACATCCTGAGTTTCAAAGATTTTTTCGTTGGACTCCTACCCAAAAAACAAGTTTAATAGAGTCTATTTTACTTGGTATACCTATTCCACCGATTTTTGTCTCTCAACGTGAAGATGGGGTTTGGGATGTTGTAGATGGTCTGCAAAGACTGTCTACAATATATGAATTTGTGGGGAAATTAAAGGATGAAAATAAAAACACTTTAGATCCATTAGTTCTTGAAAAAACTAAATATTTACCTAACCTAGAAGGTAAGAAATGGGAAGATATAAATGATCCAGAAAATTCATTAACACAAACTCAGCGTCTGTTAATTAAAAGAGCTAAAATTGATGCAACTATTCTTTTGAAAGAGAGTGACGAAATTGCAAAATATGAACTATTCCAAAGATTAAATACTGGTGCTTCAATAGCTACACCACAAGAGGTAAGAAACTGTATTTTAGTGATGTTTAATCGCAATATGTTTCATTGGATGAAAGGATTAAGTAAAAATGAAATGTTTAGAGAATGTATCGCCCTGAGTGAACGATCACTTGATGAACAATATGATATGGAGTTACTACTAAGATTTTTAGTATTTCGCAACCTTGAAGAAAGAGAACTGAGGAAAATAGGTAATGATTTAAATGGATTTCTAACTGATAAAATGGTAGAAATGGCTAAAAATGAAAACTTTCATTATTCTGAAGAAGGAACTGCATTTAATCAAACATTTGAAATTTTATATGAACAAATGGGAAGTGATAGTTTTCGGAGATACTCCCCAAATAAAGATAAATTTTTAGGTGGTTTCCTAGTATCTGCTTATGAAATCATTGCTTTAGGAATTGGTTATAATTATAAAACTATATCTAACTCACACATTAACCTAAGAGAAAAAATTCAAGAGATTTGGACAAGACCTGAATATACAAACTCGTCAGGCTCTGGTACTACTGCACAGCGAAGAGTACCAAAATTAGTTCCCTTTGGTCGTCAGATGTTCCAGTAA
- a CDS encoding MAE_28990/MAE_18760 family HEPN-like nuclease, whose amino-acid sequence MKIRTLEQLSDKLAEELAWRKIELSALKGMIDLKSFSSGKNKALLRSGVTMLYAHWEGFIKVSSNSYLEFVAMQNLPYSNLSHNFIALAMKDKLDQANQTNKATIYNEVAEFFLTKMAERSSIKYVNRITTSNLSSSVFKEIVCMLGLDYSFYESKEVLIDEKLLKKRNTIAHGNYLDIDQKEYDELHTQIITMMDNFRNQIDNCASTKQYYRQSESITSPEHI is encoded by the coding sequence ATGAAAATACGTACTTTAGAACAGCTTAGTGATAAGCTGGCAGAGGAACTTGCATGGCGAAAAATTGAGTTATCAGCATTGAAAGGTATGATTGATTTAAAGTCGTTTTCTTCAGGAAAAAATAAGGCATTACTTCGTAGTGGAGTCACAATGCTTTATGCTCATTGGGAGGGATTTATCAAAGTATCATCCAATAGTTATTTAGAATTTGTCGCTATGCAGAATCTGCCATATAGCAATCTTTCTCACAATTTTATAGCATTGGCAATGAAGGATAAATTGGATCAAGCAAATCAAACGAATAAGGCAACTATATATAATGAAGTTGCAGAATTTTTTCTGACAAAAATGGCTGAACGTAGTTCCATAAAATATGTAAATAGAATTACGACATCTAATTTATCATCATCAGTTTTTAAAGAGATAGTCTGTATGCTTGGATTAGATTACAGTTTTTATGAATCAAAAGAAGTTCTCATAGATGAAAAACTACTCAAAAAAAGAAATACCATAGCTCATGGAAATTATCTTGATATAGATCAAAAAGAATATGATGAATTACACACACAGATAATAACAATGATGGACAATTTTCGGAACCAAATAGATAATTGTGCATCTACAAAACAATATTATCGACAAAGTGAATCTATTACATCACCTGAACATATTTGA
- a CDS encoding RecQ family ATP-dependent DNA helicase, translating to MNPSLKMSWQAVRNAFQQIWGYDDFRPPQGEIVSSLLAKKDALIIMPTGGGKSICFQLPALLQTGLTLVISPLVALMENQVQELLQRQQKAALLHSELPIHQRRATLQALERQQLRLLYLSPETLLSAPVWEKLCNPNLQINGLILDEAHCLVQWGDTFRPAYRRLGAVRTALLKTKPPGTKISIAAFTATADPAAQKTIQTVLQLQQPEIFRLNPYRPNLHFIVRIAWTPRSRKQQLLKFIQKRPKQSGLIYVRARKDSEDLAVWLAEMGYTTASYHAGLSAAERRNVEAKWLSDKIPFVICTGAFGMGINKSNVRWVVHFHAPLLMSEYVQEIGRAGRDGKPAEALALISEPTGLLDPEDKRRQNFFDQQMRSQQETAQQLVKQLPKQGEINAVTREFRDASITLALLHSSGQLKWLDPFHYTIDLGVKNQPMTQSQAAKQMQQYLHTKKCRWQFLLNAFGFDKEAANWRCGHCDNCRD from the coding sequence ATGAATCCATCTTTAAAAATGTCTTGGCAAGCCGTCCGTAATGCCTTTCAACAAATTTGGGGTTACGATGATTTTCGTCCACCACAAGGTGAAATCGTCAGCAGTTTATTAGCCAAAAAAGACGCATTGATTATTATGCCTACAGGTGGTGGAAAATCAATTTGTTTTCAACTTCCCGCACTGCTACAAACAGGATTAACTTTAGTAATTTCGCCGTTGGTAGCACTGATGGAAAACCAAGTCCAAGAATTACTTCAGCGCCAACAAAAAGCAGCACTTTTGCATAGTGAATTACCGATTCATCAACGCCGTGCTACATTACAAGCTTTAGAAAGACAACAACTCAGATTACTGTATTTATCCCCTGAGACTTTATTGAGTGCGCCAGTCTGGGAAAAATTGTGTAATCCCAACTTACAAATTAATGGTTTGATATTAGATGAAGCTCATTGTTTAGTACAGTGGGGAGATACATTTCGCCCAGCTTATCGCAGATTAGGCGCTGTCAGAACTGCACTACTGAAAACCAAACCACCAGGAACAAAAATTAGTATTGCGGCTTTTACCGCTACTGCTGACCCCGCAGCCCAAAAAACTATTCAAACAGTTTTACAATTACAGCAACCAGAAATTTTTAGATTGAATCCCTACCGCCCAAATTTACATTTTATTGTCCGCATAGCTTGGACTCCACGCAGTAGAAAACAGCAATTATTAAAGTTTATTCAAAAGCGCCCCAAACAATCGGGATTAATTTATGTTCGGGCTAGAAAAGATAGCGAAGATTTAGCTGTATGGTTAGCAGAGATGGGTTACACTACAGCTAGTTATCATGCAGGATTGAGTGCAGCAGAACGCCGCAATGTAGAAGCTAAATGGTTAAGTGATAAAATTCCTTTTGTTATCTGTACCGGTGCTTTTGGTATGGGGATAAATAAATCAAATGTTCGTTGGGTGGTTCACTTTCACGCCCCTCTCCTGATGTCTGAATATGTGCAAGAAATTGGCCGCGCGGGACGAGATGGAAAACCAGCCGAAGCGCTGGCTTTAATCAGTGAACCTACGGGTTTGTTAGATCCAGAGGATAAGCGAAGACAAAATTTCTTTGATCAACAAATGCGATCGCAACAAGAAACAGCGCAGCAATTGGTGAAACAATTACCCAAACAAGGTGAAATAAATGCTGTAACTCGTGAATTTCGTGATGCTTCTATCACCTTGGCTTTACTCCACAGCAGTGGTCAATTAAAATGGCTTGATCCTTTTCATTACACTATTGATTTAGGGGTGAAAAATCAGCCAATGACACAATCACAAGCTGCTAAACAAATGCAGCAATATTTGCATACTAAAAAATGTCGTTGGCAATTTTTATTAAATGCTTTTGGTTTTGACAAAGAAGCTGCTAACTGGCGTTGCGGACATTGTGATAATTGTCGAGATTAG
- a CDS encoding FkbM family methyltransferase, translated as MLKKQIKKILKAYGYTLYHTKNIPFGYDLKEDIARISPDLTVKTIFDVGANKGQTALDYRQKFPESKIFCFEPVSRTFEVLKANVAGDPHVSCFNLALGEENKQEAMLVEGTSGSNSISNVSKVNSLADKSLETVNIMTLDQFMEEDNHKIDQIDLLKIDTEGYECQVLRGAEATLRSEKIFYISIEVTFRQNDNHHTQFCTISEMLADYNFNFVGLYDADPFWGGGNAIDYGNALFKRWEKGKNLKLWE; from the coding sequence ATGCTAAAAAAACAGATTAAAAAAATTTTAAAAGCTTATGGATACACCCTTTATCATACCAAAAACATACCTTTTGGATATGATCTAAAAGAAGATATTGCGAGAATATCACCTGATTTGACCGTTAAAACCATTTTTGATGTGGGAGCTAATAAAGGACAAACTGCCCTTGATTATCGTCAAAAATTTCCTGAATCCAAGATTTTTTGTTTTGAACCAGTTAGTCGAACCTTTGAAGTTTTAAAAGCGAATGTTGCTGGTGATCCTCATGTTTCTTGCTTCAATTTAGCGTTGGGGGAAGAAAACAAGCAGGAGGCGATGTTAGTCGAAGGAACATCTGGTTCTAACTCAATTTCCAATGTTAGTAAGGTTAATTCTCTAGCAGATAAATCTCTAGAAACAGTTAATATAATGACATTAGATCAGTTTATGGAAGAAGACAACCATAAAATTGATCAAATTGATTTGTTGAAAATAGATACGGAAGGCTATGAGTGTCAGGTTTTAAGAGGTGCAGAAGCAACTTTACGATCTGAGAAGATTTTCTACATTTCCATAGAAGTCACTTTTCGGCAGAATGATAATCATCACACTCAGTTTTGTACAATCAGTGAGATGCTGGCAGACTATAATTTTAATTTTGTAGGATTATACGACGCAGATCCCTTTTGGGGAGGCGGAAATGCTATTGATTACGGTAATGCTTTATTTAAACGGTGGGAAAAAGGGAAAAATTTAAAGCTTTGGGAATAA
- a CDS encoding 2-isopropylmalate synthase, producing MSSKAEKIIIFDTTLRDGEQCPGATLNIDEKLAIAKQLSRLGVDVIEAGFAFASPGDFQAVQKIAQLVGTEDGPVICSLARAIKADIEAAAEALKPAVHGRIHTFISTSDIHLEYQLRKSRAEVLAIAEEMVAYAKSFMADVEFSPMDAARSDPQFLYEVLERAIAAGATTVNIPDTVGYMTPSEFGGMIKGIKDHVPNIDQAIISVHGHNDLGLAVANFLEAVKNGATQLECTINGIGERAGNASLEELVMALHVRRQYFNPFLGRPEDSEEPLTNIDTRQIYKTSRLVSNLTGMLVQPNKAIVGANAFAHESGIHQDGVLKNKLTYEIMDAQLIGLTDNQIVLGKHSGRNAFRSRLTELGFELSETELNKAFVRFKDLADKKKEISDWDLEAIVNDEIQQTPDLFRVELVQITCGSNACPTATVTLRTPEGEELTDAAIGTGPVDAVYKAINRVVNVPNQLIEFSVQSVTEGIDALGEVTIRLRHDSRVFSGHAANTDIIVASAQAYVNALNRLYASLQTPEQQEQVTAHKI from the coding sequence AACAATGTCCTGGAGCAACTCTAAATATAGATGAAAAGCTAGCGATCGCCAAACAATTGTCCCGGTTAGGCGTAGATGTAATTGAGGCGGGTTTTGCTTTTGCGAGTCCGGGAGATTTTCAAGCTGTTCAGAAAATTGCCCAACTGGTGGGGACGGAAGATGGCCCGGTAATTTGTAGTTTGGCTAGAGCGATTAAAGCGGATATTGAAGCCGCCGCCGAGGCGTTAAAGCCAGCAGTTCACGGACGGATTCACACATTTATTTCGACTTCGGATATTCATTTAGAGTATCAGCTGCGGAAATCACGGGCGGAAGTGTTAGCGATCGCTGAAGAAATGGTAGCTTATGCGAAGTCGTTCATGGCAGATGTGGAATTTTCGCCAATGGATGCGGCGCGTTCTGATCCGCAATTTCTTTATGAAGTATTAGAGCGTGCGATCGCAGCAGGCGCAACAACAGTTAATATTCCTGACACTGTAGGTTACATGACCCCCAGTGAATTTGGGGGAATGATTAAGGGGATTAAAGATCATGTCCCCAACATTGATCAAGCGATTATTTCCGTACACGGACATAACGATTTAGGTTTGGCAGTTGCTAACTTCCTAGAAGCTGTAAAAAATGGTGCAACCCAATTAGAATGTACCATTAACGGCATTGGTGAACGCGCTGGGAATGCTTCATTAGAAGAACTAGTAATGGCGTTGCACGTCCGGCGACAATATTTCAATCCCTTCTTAGGAAGACCAGAAGATTCTGAAGAACCACTCACTAATATTGACACGCGTCAAATTTATAAAACCTCCCGCCTAGTTTCTAATTTGACGGGAATGTTAGTGCAGCCAAACAAAGCTATTGTAGGAGCAAACGCCTTTGCTCATGAGTCTGGTATTCACCAAGATGGGGTGTTAAAAAACAAGCTCACCTACGAAATTATGGATGCTCAATTGATTGGTTTAACCGACAATCAAATAGTATTGGGCAAACATTCCGGGAGAAATGCTTTCCGTAGCCGGTTGACAGAATTGGGCTTTGAACTATCAGAAACCGAATTAAATAAAGCATTCGTCAGGTTCAAAGACTTAGCCGACAAAAAGAAAGAAATTTCTGATTGGGATTTAGAAGCTATTGTTAATGATGAAATTCAACAAACGCCTGATTTGTTCCGCGTCGAGTTGGTGCAAATTACCTGCGGGAGTAATGCTTGTCCCACTGCTACTGTCACCCTCCGCACTCCAGAAGGTGAAGAATTAACTGATGCGGCTATTGGTACTGGACCTGTAGACGCTGTTTACAAAGCAATTAACCGCGTAGTAAATGTACCTAACCAGTTGATTGAGTTTTCTGTACAGTCAGTCACAGAAGGAATTGATGCTTTAGGGGAAGTAACTATTCGTCTCAGACATGATTCTAGAGTGTTTTCTGGTCATGCGGCGAACACAGATATTATCGTTGCTTCCGCGCAAGCTTATGTTAATGCGCTGAATCGTCTTTACGCATCTTTGCAAACTCCAGAACAGCAAGAACAAGTAACTGCACATAAAATTTAG